From the Butyrivibrio fibrisolvens genome, one window contains:
- a CDS encoding flavodoxin family protein: MGENSVRTLMVYYSFEGNIEYVATKVKEYLGADIERLIPDTEPPRKGLGKFLAGGHSALFNKLPNLESLKYNVSDYDQLIIASPVWAGTYAPSIGAFLRDNKIQGKRIYLIASSASGNAEKMLLKLEDALIGNNVVETLSLQNPLKNTADTDSQIQNFCHRISN, encoded by the coding sequence ATGGGAGAAAATTCTGTTAGGACTTTAATGGTCTATTATTCGTTTGAGGGGAATATCGAATATGTTGCTACTAAGGTTAAGGAGTATCTAGGCGCTGATATAGAACGCCTTATTCCTGATACCGAGCCGCCCAGAAAGGGCCTTGGCAAGTTCCTTGCAGGGGGGCATTCTGCTCTTTTTAATAAACTTCCAAATCTTGAAAGTCTCAAATATAATGTAAGTGACTACGATCAGCTCATTATAGCTTCGCCTGTATGGGCAGGCACTTATGCACCTTCTATAGGAGCCTTTCTTCGTGACAACAAGATACAGGGCAAGCGTATATATCTCATCGCTTCATCTGCCAGCGGCAATGCTGAGAAGATGCTTCTAAAGCTTGAAGATGCTCTTATTGGCAACAATGTTGTTGAGACTCTATCACTTCAGAATCCTTTAAAGAATACAGCTGATACCGATTCACAGATCCAGAACTTCTGTCACAGGATCAGCAACTGA
- a CDS encoding sensor histidine kinase, with protein sequence MRLKTKLTITAVTMVLLPLFLITMAFILIGGIMNEGNTKNLIYDNTRYMRIADDIFEKIGQDIASNPDILTDSAYLDKINEEVLMEGGYVIVRQSGDIISYNGSSNDDNDLTLILPEYGSGPDHLSGFFYNDEKKLIRQFDFTLSDGTNGSLFIVFSLQTLIAPEFFGYMFVAMCAILLLTSLILTAWTRSGIFKPLGELNVAMQKIKDGNFDYRLNDSMEKGEIGEMYRNYEDMRLRLKESAQEKLEHEQQNKELIRNISHDLKTPITTIRGYAEGLMEGVATTPEKQQKYLKTIYNKANDMNNLINELTLYSSIDNNRIPYNFRKLNVADYFGDCVEEVGMDMEGRGIKLNYSNLTAPDTIVIADPEQLKRVINNIVSNSVKYMDRNDDHGQIDIRILDEVDSIRIEIEDNGRGIAQKDLANIFERFYRTDSSRNSKHQGSGIGLSIVKKIIEDHGGYIWATSHEGEGTTMHFVLRKYTEPVTGGYDEQNTNS encoded by the coding sequence ATGCGTCTAAAAACAAAACTTACAATAACCGCAGTGACTATGGTACTCCTGCCTCTTTTTCTTATCACTATGGCATTCATACTGATTGGCGGTATCATGAATGAAGGCAATACCAAAAATCTCATATATGACAACACCAGGTACATGAGGATTGCCGATGATATCTTCGAGAAGATAGGTCAGGATATAGCTTCTAACCCGGATATTCTGACTGATAGCGCATACCTTGATAAGATCAATGAAGAAGTTCTTATGGAAGGTGGCTATGTGATCGTAAGGCAGTCAGGTGATATCATCAGTTACAATGGTTCTAGTAATGATGATAACGATCTAACCTTAATTTTACCTGAATACGGGAGTGGTCCGGATCATCTGAGTGGTTTTTTCTATAATGATGAAAAAAAACTCATACGGCAGTTCGATTTCACTTTGTCTGACGGAACTAACGGATCCCTTTTTATTGTGTTCTCATTGCAAACTCTGATAGCTCCTGAGTTCTTCGGATATATGTTCGTGGCTATGTGCGCTATACTGCTCCTTACGTCGCTAATACTGACTGCATGGACCAGAAGCGGTATCTTCAAGCCTTTGGGTGAACTCAATGTAGCTATGCAGAAAATCAAGGACGGCAACTTCGATTACAGGCTCAACGATTCTATGGAAAAGGGCGAGATCGGCGAGATGTATCGTAACTACGAAGACATGAGACTGCGCCTTAAGGAATCCGCCCAGGAAAAACTCGAGCACGAGCAGCAGAACAAGGAGCTGATCCGCAATATCTCACATGACCTTAAGACTCCTATTACTACTATAAGGGGTTATGCAGAGGGGCTTATGGAGGGAGTTGCAACAACTCCTGAGAAACAGCAGAAATACTTAAAGACGATCTATAACAAAGCCAATGATATGAACAATCTTATCAATGAGCTGACTTTGTATTCGTCAATTGATAATAACAGGATCCCTTATAACTTCAGGAAGCTCAATGTTGCGGACTATTTTGGTGACTGCGTTGAAGAGGTTGGAATGGATATGGAAGGCCGGGGCATCAAGCTCAACTATTCTAATCTCACTGCACCTGATACAATAGTTATAGCTGATCCCGAGCAGCTCAAGCGTGTTATCAATAATATAGTTTCTAATTCCGTCAAATACATGGACAGGAATGACGATCATGGACAGATCGATATAAGGATCCTGGATGAGGTGGATTCTATAAGGATCGAGATAGAGGACAATGGCCGCGGCATAGCCCAGAAGGACCTTGCCAATATATTCGAGCGTTTCTACAGAACCGATTCATCCCGCAATTCCAAGCATCAGGGAAGCGGTATCGGTCTATCTATAGTCAAGAAGATAATAGAAGATCATGGCGGTTATATATGGGCAACCAGCCATGAAGGTGAAGGTACGACGATGCATTTCGTACTGCGCAAATACACAGAACCAGTTACAGGAGGATACGATGAGCAGAATACTAATAGTTGA
- a CDS encoding response regulator transcription factor: MSRILIVEDEEAIADLEKDYLELSDFEVEIENRGDTGLQRALSEDFDLVILDLMLPGMDGFEVCKHIREKKDMPVLMVSAKKDDIDKIRGLGLGADDYITKPFSPSELVARVKAHLSRYDRLVGSGTTKNDVIEIRGLKIDKTARRVYIDGEEKSFTTKEFDLLTFLAENPNHVYTKEELFRKIWNMDSVGDIATVTVHIKKIREKVELDTSNPQYIETIWGVGYRFKA; the protein is encoded by the coding sequence ATGAGCAGAATACTAATAGTTGAAGATGAAGAAGCTATTGCTGACCTTGAAAAAGATTACCTTGAACTTTCAGACTTTGAAGTTGAGATTGAGAACAGAGGAGACACAGGTCTTCAGAGAGCCCTGTCAGAGGACTTCGATCTTGTGATCCTGGATCTGATGCTTCCGGGAATGGATGGTTTTGAAGTGTGCAAACACATCCGTGAAAAAAAGGATATGCCGGTCCTCATGGTCTCTGCCAAGAAGGATGATATAGACAAAATAAGAGGTCTTGGACTTGGAGCTGATGACTATATTACAAAGCCTTTCTCTCCATCAGAACTTGTAGCCCGTGTTAAGGCTCACCTTTCAAGATATGACCGCCTTGTAGGCTCCGGCACTACCAAGAATGATGTCATTGAGATAAGAGGTCTTAAGATCGACAAGACAGCAAGAAGAGTATACATAGACGGCGAGGAAAAGAGCTTTACTACCAAGGAATTCGATCTTCTGACTTTCCTTGCAGAAAACCCTAACCACGTATATACCAAGGAAGAGCTCTTTAGAAAGATCTGGAATATGGACTCCGTAGGTGATATCGCAACTGTAACCGTTCATATCAAGAAAATCCGTGAAAAAGTCGAACTTGATACCTCTAACCCTCAGTATATAGAAACCATCTGGGGAGTAGGCTACAGATTTAAGGCATAA
- a CDS encoding undecaprenyldiphospho-muramoylpentapeptide beta-N-acetylglucosaminyltransferase: protein MAKKIVLTGGGTAGHVTPNIALIPYLKEKGYEIIYIGSYDGIEKKLIADFDIKYYGISTGKFRRYFDAKNFTDPFRVIKGFAQARKILKKEKPDVLFSKGGFVSVPVVNAAAGLKIPCILHESDLTPGLANKLCVRSARKICCNFPETMKYLPADKAVLTGTPIRDELMTGKAMAGKMLCGFTDSKPVLMVIGGSLGAQSVNEVVREALPRILPYFNVIHICGKDKMDNMRLDVPGYKQFEYVKAELKDLFALADIVVSRAGANSICELLALHKPNLLIPLSSKNSRGDQELNAKSFEQQGFSEVILSEDLDEDILIEKIHEIYENRDQYMARMTGSGQRNATKTIIRMIEEEAN, encoded by the coding sequence TTGGCAAAAAAAATAGTACTCACAGGCGGCGGAACAGCAGGACATGTTACGCCCAACATAGCTCTTATACCATATCTCAAAGAGAAGGGATATGAGATCATCTACATAGGATCTTATGACGGTATTGAGAAAAAACTCATCGCCGATTTTGACATTAAATATTATGGAATATCTACAGGTAAGTTCCGTAGATATTTTGATGCCAAGAATTTTACGGATCCTTTTAGAGTTATTAAGGGATTTGCCCAGGCAAGGAAAATCCTCAAAAAAGAAAAGCCTGATGTTCTTTTTTCCAAAGGAGGATTTGTAAGCGTGCCGGTTGTTAATGCGGCAGCAGGACTTAAGATCCCGTGCATCCTTCATGAATCAGATCTTACTCCCGGACTTGCCAACAAGCTCTGCGTCCGCTCTGCAAGGAAGATATGCTGTAACTTCCCGGAGACCATGAAGTACCTTCCTGCTGACAAGGCAGTTCTTACAGGTACACCTATCCGCGATGAACTTATGACAGGTAAAGCCATGGCCGGCAAGATGCTCTGCGGATTCACAGATTCCAAGCCTGTTCTCATGGTAATAGGAGGAAGCCTTGGTGCGCAGTCTGTCAATGAAGTTGTACGTGAAGCCCTTCCCAGGATCCTTCCTTATTTCAACGTGATACACATCTGCGGCAAGGACAAAATGGACAATATGCGTCTGGATGTACCTGGCTACAAGCAGTTTGAATATGTTAAGGCTGAGCTCAAAGACCTCTTCGCTCTTGCAGATATTGTAGTGTCAAGAGCAGGCGCTAACTCAATCTGCGAGCTATTGGCACTTCATAAGCCCAACCTTCTCATACCTCTTTCCAGCAAGAACTCAAGAGGCGATCAGGAACTTAATGCCAAGTCATTTGAGCAGCAGGGATTCTCTGAAGTTATATTAAGTGAAGACCTTGATGAAGACATACTTATAGAGAAGATACACGAGATCTATGAAAATAGAGACCAGTACATGGCCCGTATGACAGGTTCCGGTCAGCGCAATGCCACCAAGACCATCATACGTATGATAGAGGAAGAGGCTAACTAA
- a CDS encoding TIGR03905 family TSCPD domain-containing protein: protein METVYKTKGTCSTQIKLDMDGDIIKSVSFTGGCNGNLQGISKLVEGMKASDAIARLEGIKCGFKPTSCPDQLAQALKAAVNA, encoded by the coding sequence ATGGAAACAGTTTATAAGACCAAGGGCACATGCTCAACACAGATCAAGCTTGATATGGACGGCGATATCATAAAGTCTGTATCATTTACAGGCGGATGCAACGGTAACCTTCAGGGCATATCCAAGCTCGTAGAAGGAATGAAGGCAAGCGATGCCATCGCAAGACTTGAAGGCATTAAGTGCGGCTTCAAGCCAACATCATGCCCTGATCAGCTGGCACAGGCTTTAAAAGCAGCAGTTAACGCATAA
- the fba gene encoding class II fructose-1,6-bisphosphate aldolase — MLVNAADMLKKAKAGHYAVGHFNINNLEWTKAILLTAKELRSPVILGVSEGAGKYMGGYHVVVNMVNGLLKDLDIDVPVALHLDHGSYEGCYKCIEAGFSSIMFDGSHYPIAENIEKTKELVKAAHDRGLSIEAEVGAIGGEEDGVIGKGECADPNECKQIADLGVDFLAAGIGNIHGKYPDNWEGLSFETLDSIQQLTGELPLVLHGGTGIPAEMVKKAITLGVSKVNVNTECQLAFAEATRKYIEAGKDLEGKGFDPRKLLAPGFEAIKATVKEKMEMFGSVGKADE; from the coding sequence ATGTTAGTAAATGCAGCTGACATGCTTAAAAAAGCTAAAGCCGGACATTATGCAGTAGGTCACTTCAACATCAACAACCTTGAGTGGACTAAGGCTATTCTGCTTACAGCAAAAGAACTCAGAAGCCCTGTTATCCTTGGTGTATCTGAAGGCGCAGGCAAGTACATGGGTGGTTATCATGTTGTTGTAAACATGGTTAACGGACTCTTAAAGGATCTCGACATCGACGTTCCTGTAGCTCTTCACCTTGACCACGGTTCATACGAAGGATGCTACAAGTGCATCGAGGCTGGTTTCTCTTCAATCATGTTCGACGGATCACACTATCCGATCGCTGAGAACATCGAGAAGACTAAGGAACTTGTTAAGGCAGCTCACGACAGAGGACTTTCTATCGAGGCTGAAGTTGGTGCTATCGGCGGAGAAGAAGATGGCGTAATCGGTAAGGGTGAGTGCGCTGATCCTAACGAGTGCAAGCAGATCGCTGATCTTGGCGTTGACTTCCTTGCAGCTGGTATCGGTAACATCCACGGCAAGTATCCTGATAACTGGGAAGGTCTTTCATTCGAGACTCTTGATTCTATCCAGCAGCTCACAGGTGAGCTTCCACTTGTTCTTCACGGTGGTACAGGTATCCCTGCAGAGATGGTTAAGAAGGCTATCACACTTGGTGTTTCTAAGGTTAACGTTAACACAGAGTGCCAGCTTGCTTTTGCTGAAGCTACAAGAAAGTATATTGAGGCAGGTAAGGATCTTGAAGGTAAGGGATTCGATCCTAGAAAGCTTCTTGCTCCTGGCTTCGAAGCTATCAAGGCTACAGTTAAAGAGAAGATGGAAATGTTCGGTTCTGTTGGTAAGGCTGACGAATAA
- a CDS encoding glycoside hydrolase family 2 TIM barrel-domain containing protein, giving the protein MRLYNMGTFDYSKLTDPGYFADGRLPAHSDHIICKNVQEAWDEVSSYRMSLNGSWKFRYSANLNDLPKDFEDPKVDCHGWADIRVPAHMQLEGYGVAQYVNVQYPWDGHEDIDPPMIPTKDHPVGNYVKYFTIPKGFINHGLYIRFDGVESAFALWLNGVYVGYSSSSFDAKEFDLTDCMKEDGENKLAVQVFKYNAGSWMEDQDMFRFSGIFRDVTLFTRTSSASDKGCGVVGSEGAITAASAGKNGDCDISGMDVYDIKVVTELTDDYTKGKLHVTLKGCGSGQMSLSLFKEKWDRDLNIQAADGDEICSIDTEWTEDIKEDSRNLCSKKTEVTLTADNPSLWSAEDPSLYALIITLYDENGAECGTILQEVGFREFVMGDDHIMYLNGKRIVFNGTDRHEFSARTGRALSQKDMETDVINMKRNNINALRMSHYPNNSYMYKLCDRYGLYVIDETNLETHGTWDAAGQGKKPQSYMVPYDNEDWLDMLIDRGTSMLERDKNHPSVIIWSCGNEAFGGKVIYELSEYFRHTDPTRLVHYEGICHDRRYNDTSDMESRMYPPVAEIKDYLKEHRDKPFICCEYTHAMGNSCGAMYKYTDLTEEEPLYQGGFIWDYIDQSIIRKDRYGVEFQGYGGDFGERPNDNDFCGNGIAFGGDERKPSPKMQSVKYNYQPFAVIVDEDADTVTVRNRTLFTNTDQYIMRLCVERYGKTEYQKDYIVSVEPGQQEVFGLSLEEKIGYGEICNKEGEYVIRVSFLLKEDTRYAKAGYEVAFGEDVFMVENGPEYIVGSEEELDLAMNDQLPESESEAVDAGSDDSEANDEALLNKIIIPEDEFGNSIDITFGENKPYTVTYGLCNVGIKGENFEALFTEGSALTSYKYMGKELLESKVLPNFWRAPTQNDYGNGAPARYAQWKIASMYLMPKYDIYTQYEHFLGGTPFEVKEHEDHVSISYNYKLQTSPEAECFVTYDVYGDGSIRITLSYDPVEGLIEMPEFGMIFKMNADYDNLKWYGYGPEETYSDKMAGAKLSMYEGKAATQLAPYLLPQESGNHAGVRFASVTDERGRGLLLATELPEGMSFSALPWTPHEIENAAHHFELPPIHHTVVRASIGQLGIAGDNTWGSLTHPEFRLPVEKGKTFKFSFMLRGI; this is encoded by the coding sequence ATGAGGTTATATAATATGGGGACTTTTGATTATTCTAAACTAACAGATCCGGGATACTTCGCAGACGGGCGTCTCCCGGCTCATTCAGATCACATCATTTGCAAAAATGTTCAGGAAGCATGGGATGAGGTAAGCTCATACCGCATGTCTTTGAACGGAAGCTGGAAATTCAGATATTCCGCTAATCTAAATGACCTTCCCAAAGATTTTGAAGATCCAAAGGTAGACTGCCATGGATGGGCTGATATAAGAGTGCCTGCGCATATGCAGCTGGAAGGCTATGGCGTAGCGCAGTATGTCAATGTTCAGTATCCATGGGACGGACATGAGGACATCGACCCTCCGATGATCCCAACCAAGGACCATCCTGTAGGCAATTATGTTAAGTACTTTACAATTCCAAAGGGCTTTATAAACCATGGCCTTTACATAAGATTTGACGGTGTAGAGAGCGCTTTTGCACTGTGGCTTAACGGAGTATATGTTGGATATAGCTCCAGCTCTTTTGACGCCAAGGAATTCGATCTTACAGATTGCATGAAGGAAGATGGTGAGAACAAGCTCGCCGTGCAGGTATTTAAGTACAATGCAGGAAGCTGGATGGAGGATCAGGATATGTTCAGATTCTCCGGTATATTCAGGGATGTGACCCTTTTTACCAGAACGTCAAGTGCATCAGATAAGGGCTGCGGCGTAGTAGGATCAGAGGGAGCAATAACAGCTGCGTCCGCTGGTAAAAACGGCGATTGTGACATTAGCGGCATGGACGTATATGATATTAAGGTCGTAACTGAACTTACAGATGATTATACAAAAGGTAAACTCCATGTAACCCTCAAGGGCTGTGGAAGTGGTCAGATGAGCCTTAGCCTTTTTAAGGAAAAATGGGACAGAGATCTTAATATTCAGGCAGCAGACGGAGATGAGATATGCTCTATAGATACCGAATGGACAGAAGATATCAAAGAAGATTCAAGAAATCTATGCTCCAAAAAGACAGAGGTCACACTTACAGCCGATAATCCAAGTCTTTGGAGTGCAGAGGATCCAAGTCTCTATGCCCTTATCATAACCTTATATGATGAAAACGGTGCAGAATGCGGTACTATCCTTCAGGAAGTGGGCTTTAGAGAATTTGTGATGGGTGATGACCACATCATGTATCTTAATGGTAAGCGCATAGTCTTCAATGGAACTGACCGTCATGAGTTCTCTGCAAGGACAGGACGAGCTCTTAGCCAAAAGGATATGGAGACAGATGTTATCAACATGAAGAGGAATAACATCAACGCCCTTCGTATGAGCCACTATCCTAATAACAGCTATATGTACAAGCTTTGTGACAGATATGGTCTCTATGTTATAGATGAGACCAATCTTGAGACACATGGAACCTGGGATGCGGCAGGTCAGGGCAAAAAGCCCCAAAGCTACATGGTTCCATATGACAACGAGGACTGGCTTGATATGCTCATAGACAGAGGAACATCGATGCTGGAGCGTGACAAGAATCACCCTTCAGTTATCATCTGGTCCTGCGGCAATGAAGCTTTTGGCGGCAAAGTCATATACGAGCTGTCCGAATATTTCAGGCATACAGATCCTACAAGACTTGTCCACTATGAAGGCATATGCCATGACAGAAGATACAATGATACTTCCGACATGGAATCCCGCATGTATCCTCCTGTCGCTGAGATAAAAGATTATCTCAAAGAGCACAGGGACAAGCCCTTCATATGCTGCGAGTACACCCATGCAATGGGCAATTCCTGCGGCGCTATGTACAAGTATACCGATCTTACGGAAGAGGAGCCTTTGTATCAGGGAGGTTTTATCTGGGATTATATAGACCAGTCCATTATAAGGAAGGACCGCTATGGAGTAGAGTTCCAGGGTTATGGCGGAGACTTTGGCGAAAGGCCCAATGACAACGACTTCTGCGGTAATGGTATAGCCTTTGGCGGCGATGAAAGAAAGCCTTCTCCCAAGATGCAGAGCGTCAAGTACAACTACCAGCCCTTTGCAGTGATAGTAGATGAGGACGCAGATACAGTCACAGTCCGCAACAGGACTCTTTTTACCAACACAGACCAGTACATAATGAGGCTGTGCGTAGAAAGGTATGGTAAGACTGAATATCAGAAGGACTACATCGTATCTGTTGAGCCCGGGCAGCAGGAAGTATTCGGATTATCTCTTGAAGAGAAAATAGGTTACGGCGAGATCTGCAACAAAGAAGGCGAATATGTAATAAGAGTATCCTTCCTTCTAAAAGAAGACACAAGATACGCAAAGGCCGGCTATGAAGTAGCCTTCGGCGAAGATGTATTCATGGTTGAGAATGGCCCTGAATACATTGTAGGAAGCGAAGAAGAACTGGATTTGGCTATGAATGATCAGCTTCCGGAATCAGAATCAGAAGCTGTGGATGCTGGATCTGATGATAGTGAAGCTAATGATGAAGCACTGCTTAATAAGATCATCATCCCTGAAGACGAGTTTGGAAACAGCATAGATATAACCTTTGGAGAGAATAAGCCATATACAGTAACTTACGGTCTTTGCAACGTAGGCATCAAGGGTGAGAACTTCGAAGCTCTGTTTACAGAAGGCTCAGCACTTACAAGTTATAAATATATGGGCAAAGAGTTGCTTGAGTCCAAGGTTCTTCCTAACTTCTGGAGAGCACCTACTCAGAACGATTATGGTAACGGAGCACCTGCCCGCTATGCCCAGTGGAAGATTGCCAGCATGTATCTCATGCCAAAATATGATATCTATACCCAGTATGAGCACTTCCTTGGAGGAACTCCATTCGAAGTCAAGGAACATGAAGATCACGTCAGCATCAGCTACAATTATAAGCTCCAGACAAGTCCTGAAGCTGAGTGCTTCGTAACCTATGATGTATACGGAGATGGAAGTATCAGGATCACTCTTTCCTACGATCCTGTCGAGGGTCTTATAGAGATGCCTGAGTTTGGTATGATCTTCAAGATGAATGCCGACTACGACAATCTTAAGTGGTATGGATACGGACCTGAAGAGACATATTCTGACAAGATGGCAGGAGCTAAGCTCTCTATGTATGAAGGAAAGGCTGCTACGCAGCTTGCACCATACCTTCTGCCTCAGGAATCAGGCAACCATGCTGGCGTAAGATTTGCATCTGTAACCGACGAAAGGGGACGAGGACTGCTCCTTGCTACTGAACTTCCTGAAGGAATGAGCTTTTCTGCGCTCCCATGGACGCCTCATGAGATAGAGAATGCAGCCCACCACTTCGAGCTTCCTCCTATCCACCATACGGTTGTAAGAGCATCGATAGGACAGCTTGGAATAGCAGGTGACAATACCTGGGGATCACTTACACATCCCGAATTCAGACTCCCTGTAGAAAAGGGCAAGACCTTTAAGTTCTCATTCATGTTAAGAGGAATCTGA
- a CDS encoding alpha/beta hydrolase has product MSKKTGFVLLSVISGILFGGAFAGNKLYDYAIKPRQRTDEDPDSSELVTRGRRWVRNHESKRDIYISSIDSLRLHASYIPGNDGEHHYVVLIHGIWDSSEGMGIYAQEYAGKGWNILLPDLRGFGQSEGDYIGYGHDDRYDIIEWIYWIIKRDKDARILLHGTSMGAATTLLVTGESLPENVICAISDSSYTSVKDEFEEVYEGLDKKIAAIPRWLAIPLLRFEVKVRAGYDIYKIRPIDAVKNSKTPTLFLHGDADEFVKPHMCRELFDAAACKKEFCMTLGAKHIEGVWIDSKKYWKKVDDFLSHNNF; this is encoded by the coding sequence ATGAGTAAAAAGACAGGTTTCGTACTTCTTAGTGTAATATCAGGTATTTTATTTGGGGGTGCTTTTGCAGGCAATAAACTCTATGACTATGCGATAAAGCCAAGGCAGCGTACAGATGAAGATCCCGATTCATCAGAACTTGTAACAAGAGGTCGTAGATGGGTCAGGAATCATGAATCCAAAAGAGACATATATATCAGTTCTATAGATTCTCTTCGTCTTCATGCAAGCTATATTCCGGGCAATGATGGCGAGCACCACTACGTAGTCCTTATCCACGGCATCTGGGACAGTTCAGAAGGAATGGGAATTTATGCCCAGGAATATGCAGGGAAAGGCTGGAACATACTCCTTCCTGACCTTAGAGGTTTCGGACAGAGCGAGGGCGATTATATAGGATATGGCCACGATGACCGTTATGACATAATAGAGTGGATATACTGGATCATCAAAAGAGACAAGGATGCCAGGATACTCCTTCATGGAACATCCATGGGCGCAGCTACAACACTCCTTGTAACAGGAGAGTCTCTTCCGGAGAACGTCATATGTGCGATATCAGACAGCTCCTATACAAGTGTTAAGGACGAGTTCGAAGAAGTCTATGAAGGTCTTGATAAGAAGATAGCAGCTATTCCAAGATGGCTTGCAATCCCGCTTCTTCGCTTTGAAGTCAAGGTTCGTGCAGGATACGATATCTATAAGATAAGACCTATAGATGCTGTCAAAAATTCCAAGACTCCAACTCTTTTCCTTCATGGAGATGCTGATGAATTCGTTAAGCCTCACATGTGCCGTGAGCTCTTCGATGCAGCAGCATGCAAGAAGGAGTTCTGTATGACTCTGGGAGCAAAGCACATAGAAGGAGTCTGGATAGATTCCAAGAAATACTGGAAGAAGGTCGATGACTTCCTTTCACACAATAATTTCTGA
- a CDS encoding PP2C family protein-serine/threonine phosphatase, whose product MFFTTGLVTDKGTVKEINQDAMMLKVAMTKEHGRIAFGLICDGCGGLSFGEIASASYVRRMEDWFYNELPGILTNEDDTRKLDESSDNRYDPIELIKGNWTYISTQMNERLMEYGIQKRASVGTTVCMIIIIGREYLAMNIGDSRIYKYTNKKVSCITHDHSYVQKQMDEGRMTLKEAQISPMKSVLLQCIGAVGTLDPYFSRGIIGRDESFLLCCDGFWRKTTPNDMVRIMNVSGYDKNSDLSSGKDLDNKIESVLKDHIEKLKYEGEKDNISAILIRARDAI is encoded by the coding sequence ATGTTTTTTACAACCGGACTAGTAACAGATAAAGGGACAGTAAAAGAAATAAATCAGGACGCAATGATGCTAAAAGTAGCCATGACCAAAGAACATGGACGTATCGCTTTTGGCCTTATATGCGACGGCTGCGGTGGTCTGTCTTTTGGAGAGATCGCCAGTGCTTCATATGTCAGGAGGATGGAAGACTGGTTTTATAATGAGCTTCCCGGTATCCTTACCAATGAAGATGATACCAGAAAACTGGATGAATCCAGTGATAACAGATATGATCCCATCGAGCTTATCAAAGGCAACTGGACCTATATCTCTACCCAGATGAATGAAAGGCTCATGGAATACGGAATCCAGAAGCGCGCAAGTGTAGGAACCACTGTATGTATGATCATCATCATCGGAAGAGAATACCTTGCCATGAACATAGGTGATTCCAGAATATATAAGTATACCAATAAAAAGGTTTCCTGTATCACTCATGACCATTCCTATGTCCAGAAACAGATGGACGAAGGGCGTATGACACTTAAGGAAGCACAGATAAGCCCTATGAAAAGTGTCCTCCTCCAGTGCATAGGAGCTGTAGGGACGCTTGATCCATATTTTTCCAGAGGGATCATAGGAAGGGACGAGTCATTCCTTCTGTGCTGCGACGGATTCTGGCGCAAGACTACTCCAAATGATATGGTCAGGATCATGAACGTATCAGGTTATGATAAGAATTCCGATTTAAGCTCTGGTAAAGATTTGGACAATAAAATAGAAAGCGTATTAAAGGACCATATTGAAAAGCTCAAATACGAAGGTGAAAAAGATAATATATCCGCAATTCTAATAAGAGCCCGGGATGCAATTTGA